One window of the Salvia splendens isolate huo1 chromosome 1, SspV2, whole genome shotgun sequence genome contains the following:
- the LOC121744142 gene encoding nuclear pore complex protein DDB_G0274915-like, translated as MNRSFRAPERGQLGSLRLRDNKDDELALFREMRKREKERNDLLLLQNDEEFDAPLGPRSGSSPIFNITSGTTGPPVRKSGADDFLNSDNDKNDYDWLLTPPGTPLFPSLEMEGQKTVMSHLGTPKARPTGLKSRLASVQSEPAARSNLSSRQQVSSPGLNTSTGGLRRPTSSGGPGSRPATPTGRPTVSSVSRPTLTPTSNKHSLIASVKSTANGTSKVMSTTTSKPSRSSTPNSRPTLSSANPVGPSRSSTPTARSSVRSSTPTSRASIPASKSTSRASTPTRRPTASTATKTPAVSLKSPTTSSVAKPIPTASKNPMQSRSDSPTVRPKPWKPSEMPGFSLDAPPNLRTSLSDRPPSATRGRPGALSSRSSSIEPTSNGRIRRQSCSPARGRPPNGMNHNSGSSVPVPASRRLHAKANDNVSPALVGTKMVERVINMRKLAPPKQDDKHSPHSNLSGKSSSPDSAGFGRTLSKKSLDMAIRHMDIRRTIPGNLRPLMTNIPASSMYSVRSGANRRTTSISDSPLATSSNCSSELSVNNGGEADEDVSSEKCLRSPGSLRGR; from the exons GACCAAGAAGTGGTAGCTCTCCAATATTTAATATAACATCTGGTACCACTGGGCCGCCAGTCCGGAAGAGCGGTGCTGATGATTTTCTCAATTCGGACaatgataaaaatgattatGATTG GCTTTTAACACCTCCGGGCACCCCACTTTTTCCTTCGCTAGAAATGGAAGGACAAAAAACTGTCATGAGCCATCTGGGCACTCCAAAAGCTCGCCCTACTGGTCTCAAGTCTAGA CTAGCCAGTGTACAATCGGAGCCTGCTGCTAGGAGCAATTTATCATCTAGACAGCAAGTCTCATCTCCTGGGTTGAATACTTCAACTGGAGGACTTCGCCGGCCTACTTCTTCTGGTGGTCCTGGGTCAAGACCTGCAACACCAACTGGTCGTCCAACTGTGAGCTCAGTATCTAGACCCACCTTGACCCCAACATCGAATAAGCATTCATTGATTGCATCAGTTAAATCTACCGCCAATGGCACATCTAAAGTAATGTCAACCACAACATCAAAACCTTCAAGATCTTCTACGCCCAATTCTCGCCCCACGTTGTCTTCAGCAAATCCCGTAGGTCCTTCAAGATCGTCCACCCCGACAGCCAGGTCTTCTGTAAGATCCTCAACACCGACAAGCAGAGCCTCCATACCAGCATCTAAGTCGACATCCAGAGCCTCGACTCCTACTCGTAGACCAACAGCATCCACTGCTACAAAAACACCTGCTGTTTCATTGAAATCCCCAACAACCTCTTCAGTTGCGAAGCCAATTCCTACTGCCTCAAAGAATCCCATGCAATCACGGTCAGATTCTCCTACAGTGAGACCTAAGCCGTGGAAGCCTTCAGAGATGCCTGGATTTTCACTTGATGCTCCACCAAATCTGAGAACATCTCTGTCCGACAGGCCTCCTTCAGCCACAAGAGGTAGACCTGGTGCACTAAGTTCTCGGTCATCATCTATTGAACCCACTTCAAATGGAAGGATTAGAAGACAATCTTGTTCTCCTGCAAGAGGCAGACCCCCTAATGGCATGAATCATAATAGTGGAAGCTCTGTGCCTGTTCCTGCTTCACGTCGGTTGCATGCTAAGGCTAATGACAATGTGAGCCCTGCTCTGGTCGGAACTAAAATGGTTGAAAGGGTGATAAATATGCGGAAGCTAGCTCCTCCCAAGCAAGACGATAAACATTCTCCCCACAGCAACTTATCTGGAAAGTCCTCATCACCAGACAGTGCTGGGTTCGGAAGAACACTTTCAAAGAAATCCTTAGATATGGCAATAAGACATATG GATATAAGACGGACTATTCCAGGCAATTTGCGGCCTCTTATGACCAACATCCCTGCATCCTCGATGTATAGTGTGAGATCGGGGGCAAACAGAAGGACAACCAGCATATCGGATTCTCCACTTGCAACAAGCAGTAACTGCAGTTCTGAGTTGAGTGTCAACAACGGGGGTGAAGCAGATGAGGATGTGAGCAGTGAGAAGTGTCTCCGCTCTCCAGGTAGCTTACGGGGCAGGTGA
- the LOC121744172 gene encoding clathrin light chain 2-like: MLSPFNDSLDQFGANSPADASFDDGYSFSNFDSTVAESPTPIYVSGGEFIDPTYFSSDTNENGLILLPPAEMELEESYALREWRRQNTIRLEEKEKREKELLSQVIVEADEYKVEFHRKRQIRSETNRVANREKEQVLVAKLEKFHAEADKDYWKSIAELIPKEVATIERRKGKTEQEKKALVVVLQGPKPGKPTDLSRMRQLLLKLKQNTPPHLNQCSSSPKNLWLLSS, encoded by the exons ATGTTGTCTCCCTTCAACGACTCGCTCGATCAATTCGGTGCCAACTCACCGGCAGACGCATCGTTTGACGACGGCTACTCCTTTTCCAACTTTGATTCCACCGTCGCCGAGTCCCCCACGCCGATCTACGTCTCCGGCGGAGAATTCATTGATCCGACGTATTTCTCGTCGGATACCAATGAAAACGGTCTGATTCTTCTgccaccggcggagatggaactCGAGGAGAGTTATGCGCTCCGTGAATGGAGAAG ACAAAACACAATTCGGTtagaggagaaggagaagagagagaaggaaTTGTTGAGCCAAGTCATAGTTGAAGCTGATGAGTACAAGGTTGAATTTCACAGAAAGAGGCAAATTAGATCAGAAACAAACAGAGTGGCCAACCGGGAGAAGGAGCAG GTACTTGTTGCTAAGCTAGAGAAATTCCATGCTGAAGCTGACAAGGATTATTGGAAATCTATAGCAGAATTGATACCTAAGGAAGTTGCTACAATAgagaggaggaaaggaaagACAGAGCAGGAGAAGAAGGCGTTGGTTGTGGTGCTTCAAGGACCTAAGCCTGGGAAACCCACTGATTTATCCAGAATGCGACAGCTACTACTGAAGCTCAAGCAAAACACCCCTCCCCACCTCAACCAGTGCTCGTCGTCACCAAAGAACCTATGGCTGCTAAGTAGTTAA